A DNA window from Rhipicephalus sanguineus isolate Rsan-2018 chromosome 8, BIME_Rsan_1.4, whole genome shotgun sequence contains the following coding sequences:
- the LOC125759464 gene encoding ctenidin-1-like — MTQYFDSAFANQDHCERDKVCSVLLSGLVASAFGGFIGGGGGGLGGGLGGGYVGGGGLGGYGGGYGGGYGGGGLGGGGGNVGVGSSVVLLNGGRAGGGRSVAGPAFLVRTVHHVSQVQGGGAVVAHSGLGGVGGGVGGAGLGGGLGGFAGGVTYAGTGYGGLGGGYGGYGGYGGYGGYGGYGGYGGYGWHRRTAEARSS, encoded by the exons ATGACGCAATACTTCGACAGCGCCTTCGCCaaccaagatcactgtgagagggaCAAG GTGTGCAGTGTCCTACTAAGCGGCCTGGTTGCCAGCGCCTTTGGTGGATTTatcggaggcggcggcggtggcctCGGCGGTGGTCTTGGCGGTGGATACGTTGGTGGAGGTGGTCTCGGAGGCTATGGCGGAGGCTACGGAGGAGGCTACGGCGGAG GAGGCCTCGGAGGAGGTGGTGGCAACGTTGGTGTCGGAAGCAGCGTAGTCCTGCTGAACGGCGGCAGAGCGGGCGGCGGCAGGTCCGTCGCTGGACCGGCCTTCCTAGTCCGGACTGTGCACCACGTCTCTCAGGTTCAAGGCGGCGGAGCCGTAGTAGCCCACTCCGGTCTCGGAGGGGTCGGCGGAGGTGTCGGAGGTGCAGGTCTCGGCGGTGGTCTCGGAGGATTTGCAGGTGGCGTCACCTACGCCGGCACGGGATACGGAGGTCTAGGTGGAGGATACGGTGGCTACGGTGGATACGGTGGTTATGGTGGTTACGGAGGCTACGGAGGCTACGGTGGCTACGGCTGGCACCGGCGGACGGCGGAGGCAAGGTCGTCGTAG
- the LOC119402151 gene encoding uncharacterized protein LOC119402151 produces MNFLLCSALLSGLVASAFGGFIGGGGGGLGGGLGGGLGGGLGGGYVGGGGYGGYGGGYGGGLGGGVGFGGLGVGGLGGGGGNVGVGSSVVLLNGGRAGAGKSVAGPAFLVRTVHHVSQVHGGGAVVAHSGLGGVGGGVGVGGVGVGGGLGGFGGGYGGLGGGYGGYGGYGGYGGYGGYGGYGGYGGYGGTGGGVGKVVVVKHHK; encoded by the exons ATGAACTTCCTG CTGTGCAGTGCCCTACTAAGTGGCCTGGTTGCCAGCGCCTTTGGCGGTTTCatcggaggcggcggcggtggcctGGGCGGTGGCCTGGGCGGTGGCCTGGGCGGTGGTCTTGGCGGTGGATACGTCGGTGGAGGCGGGTACGGAGGCTACGGTGGGGGCTACGGCGGAGGCCTTGGAGGCGGCGTCGGCTTCGGAGGCCTCGGTGTCGGAGGCCTCGGAGGAGGTGGTGGCAACGTCGGTGTCGGAAGCAGCGTAGTACTGCTGAACGGCGGCAGAGCGGGCGCCGGCAAGTCCGTGGCCGGACCGGCCTTCTTGGTCCGCACAGTGCACCACGTCTCTCAGGTTCACGGCGGCGGGGCCGTCGTGGCCCACTCCGGTCTCGGAGGCGTTGGAGGAGGCGTCGGTGTCGGAGGTGTTGGTGTCGGTGGGGGTCTCGGAGGATTCGGAGGTGGATACGGAGGTCTAGGTGGCGGATACGGTGGTTATGGTGGCTACGGTGGTTATGGTGGTTACGGAGGCTACGGAGGCTATGGAGGCTATGGTGGCTACGGCGGCACCGGCGGAGGCGTAGGCAAGGTTGTCGTCGTCAAGCATCACAAATGA